Proteins from one Acropora muricata isolate sample 2 chromosome 9, ASM3666990v1, whole genome shotgun sequence genomic window:
- the LOC136929818 gene encoding uncharacterized protein — translation MSAAWSTRAGKRQREEIKIMWRVCKGNIFVGLPLSQRSSSLIQRIRYFVTWKAPWDVSIPCAVNSSRSHLPYRYVHDTQTDQLFGQWKTVYEGPIAKSVKYVKLLSLTTAATMLVVAPLTIFFGKQAASIPIKVCMVIFLSAMGCGSTGLLHWVSKPYVRRMDFNPKDKRFAVETLTLFASTKRAEFSVDDIILYRDDRAFSTFEVRGVKYFLHKELVEAQQILHFIEQWQAGEKTSLQQDLKIP, via the coding sequence ATGTCAGCGGCTTGGTCAACACGTGCAGGGAAACGGCAACGCGAAGAAATAAAAATCATGTGGAGAGTTTGTAAGGGCAATATCTTTGTTGGGCTGCCTTTGAGTCAAAGATCATCAAGTCTAATTCAAAGAATAAGATATTTTGTAACATGGAAAGCGCCTTGGGACGTTTCCATCCCATGTGCAGTCAACTCAAGCCGGTCGCATTTACCCTACCGGTACGTCCATGATACTCAAACCGATCAATTATTTGGGCAGTGGAAAACTGTTTACGAAGGCCCGATCGCCAAATCTGTAAAATATGTGAAACTTCTTTCCCtgacaacagcagcaacaatgcTTGTAGTTGCTCCTTTGACAATATTCTTTGGCAAGCAAGCTGCTTCTATCCCTATAAAGGTGTGTATGGTGATATTCCTCTCTGCAATGGGATGTGGTTCCACCGGTCTGCTTCATTGGGTGAGCAAACCGTATGTgcgtagaatggattttaatccAAAAGATAAACGCTTTGCCGTGGAGACACTGACCTTATTTGCCTCAACAAAAAGAGCTGAATTTTCGGTAGATGATATAATATTATATCGTGATGATCGAGCCTTCTCTACTTTTGAAGTGCGTGGAGTAAAGTATTTCCTTCACAAAGAGCTCGTGGAAGCGCAGCAGATACTGCATTTCATCGAACAGTGGCAGGCAGGGGAAAAAACATCATTACAGCAAGATTTAAAGATTCCGTGA